A region of Allocoleopsis franciscana PCC 7113 DNA encodes the following proteins:
- a CDS encoding class I SAM-dependent methyltransferase: MFKQPNHLDREDEVLRLYYEDLASEYDNSRFDNSYGRYIDCQEREILSRWLGNAQTQSILDLACGTGRFLSLATAGLDLSPRMIEVARTKHPDKEFIQASASHIPIEASQYDAVFSLHLFMHLSQTKIKAIVDECYRILRPNGILIFDIPSAFRRKLISYKAEDWHGATSFSQNDIHQLCTEKWQLEELVGVNFLPIHRFPHPTRPLLLPIDKFLSHSFLKSLSSYYFVKLIKL; encoded by the coding sequence ATGTTCAAGCAACCTAATCATCTCGATCGCGAAGATGAAGTTCTGAGGCTCTATTATGAAGACCTTGCTTCAGAATATGATAACTCCCGTTTTGACAATAGCTATGGTCGTTATATCGACTGTCAGGAGCGAGAAATTTTAAGCCGTTGGCTGGGTAACGCCCAAACACAATCTATACTCGATTTAGCTTGTGGGACGGGGAGATTTCTCTCTTTGGCTACAGCAGGACTTGATTTAAGTCCCAGGATGATTGAAGTTGCCAGAACTAAACATCCAGATAAAGAATTCATACAAGCCTCAGCTTCCCATATTCCCATTGAGGCAAGTCAGTATGATGCTGTTTTTTCCCTGCATCTTTTCATGCACTTAAGCCAAACTAAAATTAAGGCTATTGTGGATGAATGTTATCGAATACTCCGTCCCAATGGAATTTTAATCTTCGATATTCCCTCTGCTTTCCGTCGGAAGCTTATCTCCTACAAAGCGGAAGATTGGCATGGAGCGACTTCTTTTTCCCAGAACGATATTCATCAACTCTGTACCGAAAAATGGCAGCTAGAAGAATTAGTTGGCGTTAATTTTCTTCCCATTCATCGGTTCCCTCACCCAACTCGTCCTCTTTTGCTACCGATAGATAAATTTTTAAGCCACAGCTTTCTGAAATCACTGTCCTCTTACTACTTTGTTAAACTCATCAAGCTCTGA
- a CDS encoding VanW family protein produces MKKLIPSGLKLQLKLFQRYHLDWLNNHQDKLVNFHLSNEEEKNLFQPRITISQAIKQTQHSENKKHNLNLAIAKIQDVAIKPGEIFSFWHLVGKPDRARGYREGRSLVANQLKAEVGGGLCQLSGLLYLLTLKAGLNILERHAHSHDIYTDSTRFAPLGSDATVVYGYKDFRFQNNLLIPVCFRFSMHEEEIRAALCSPQPIPEYRIEFKVEDFDGGAKVDTVRFVPQTHTFEIINTTTYEKLI; encoded by the coding sequence ATGAAAAAATTAATTCCATCTGGATTAAAACTACAATTAAAGTTATTCCAAAGATATCATTTAGATTGGCTAAATAATCACCAAGATAAGTTGGTGAATTTTCATCTGAGCAATGAGGAAGAGAAAAACTTATTCCAACCCAGAATTACTATTTCTCAAGCCATCAAGCAAACCCAGCATTCAGAGAATAAAAAACATAATTTGAATCTAGCGATCGCAAAGATTCAAGATGTAGCGATTAAGCCGGGTGAAATTTTCTCCTTTTGGCATCTGGTGGGAAAACCTGACCGAGCAAGAGGTTATCGAGAGGGGCGATCGCTTGTTGCTAACCAACTGAAAGCTGAAGTGGGCGGTGGGTTGTGTCAATTATCAGGATTACTCTATTTATTAACCTTAAAAGCTGGGCTTAATATTCTGGAAAGACATGCCCATTCTCATGATATCTATACCGATTCAACTCGATTTGCACCTTTAGGGTCAGATGCTACTGTTGTTTATGGGTATAAAGATTTCAGATTCCAAAATAACTTATTGATTCCTGTCTGTTTCCGGTTTAGTATGCACGAAGAAGAAATCAGAGCAGCTTTATGTTCCCCTCAACCTATTCCCGAATATCGAATTGAATTTAAGGTAGAAGACTTTGACGGTGGGGCTAAAGTGGATACAGTTCGTTTCGTTCCGCAAACTCATACCTTTGAAATCATTAATACCACAACCTATGAAAAATTAATATGA
- a CDS encoding energy-coupling factor ABC transporter ATP-binding protein, with translation MTQLTQEFEREKTREAALAISNLTFGYPKQEEIFQGLNLQIRPGERVGLIGPNGSGKTTLFLLICGILTPGSGEIQLFGKPVEMGEFRPEIGLVFQNPDDQLFTTSVRDDVAFGPENMNLDAEEVENRVRTALSVTGVEELIDRVPQNLSGGEKCMVAIASVLAMQPQIILYDEPTANLDMRARRRLIQFLQNSQETYLVSTHDLEVILEVCDRVLLLDEGHIVADGNPREVMGDKQLMEAHGLEKPHSLMPHQE, from the coding sequence ATGACACAGTTGACTCAAGAATTCGAGCGGGAGAAAACAAGGGAAGCTGCACTTGCAATTTCAAATTTGACGTTTGGGTATCCTAAACAAGAGGAGATTTTTCAAGGTCTGAATTTGCAAATTCGACCAGGAGAACGGGTGGGTTTAATTGGCCCGAACGGGAGTGGAAAGACAACTCTATTTTTGTTAATTTGCGGAATTTTAACACCAGGATCTGGGGAAATTCAGTTATTTGGTAAGCCGGTGGAAATGGGAGAATTTCGCCCTGAGATTGGTTTAGTGTTTCAGAATCCGGATGACCAATTGTTTACAACGTCTGTGCGCGACGATGTTGCTTTTGGCCCGGAAAATATGAACCTTGATGCTGAGGAGGTGGAAAACCGCGTCCGCACAGCTTTATCGGTGACTGGGGTAGAAGAACTAATTGATCGCGTTCCTCAAAATCTTTCTGGAGGTGAGAAGTGCATGGTGGCGATCGCATCTGTCCTAGCCATGCAACCTCAGATCATACTGTATGATGAGCCAACGGCTAACCTCGATATGCGTGCGCGTCGTCGCCTCATTCAGTTTTTGCAAAACTCCCAGGAAACCTATCTGGTTTCAACCCATGACTTAGAAGTGATATTAGAAGTATGCGATCGCGTTCTCCTCCTTGACGAAGGACACATCGTTGCTGACGGTAACCCACGTGAAGTCATGGGGGATAAGCAACTCATGGAGGCCCATGGTTTGGAGAAACCTCACTCACTGATGCCGCATCAAGAGTAG
- the cbiQ gene encoding cobalt ECF transporter T component CbiQ — MKLRLDQYADIDSPIHRWEQRSKLVALIALIFAIAFVDKLIFLPVVIGVTAVLYGLSKLPLSFLLSRLRYPGLFILMVVLIVLFASSGERVLFKLGPLEINQEGVEAVLLIATRFLCILTLSLILFGTAPFLTSIKAMRSLRLPDVIVDMMLLAYRYLEDFGETRMRMQRAMLMRGFESDRFSFRNLSIWSGLAGSLLIRSYDRSERVYQAMRLRGYGHNKNSIDRNPKEFAADISEANKTSRIAFWLTLFVATGLVAAEIFF, encoded by the coding sequence ATGAAGTTAAGACTCGATCAATACGCAGACATCGATTCACCCATCCATCGCTGGGAACAACGTTCTAAGTTGGTGGCACTCATTGCCTTAATTTTTGCCATTGCTTTTGTCGATAAATTGATTTTTCTTCCTGTGGTAATTGGGGTGACTGCAGTACTTTATGGTTTATCTAAACTGCCGCTTTCTTTTCTCCTGAGTCGCTTGCGTTATCCAGGCTTATTTATTTTGATGGTAGTGCTAATTGTGCTATTTGCTTCTTCTGGGGAGAGGGTACTATTTAAGCTTGGGCCGTTAGAGATAAATCAAGAAGGTGTTGAGGCGGTACTGTTAATTGCTACGCGCTTTCTTTGCATCCTGACGTTGAGTTTGATTTTGTTTGGTACTGCGCCTTTTTTGACCAGTATTAAGGCGATGCGATCGCTGCGCCTACCGGATGTGATTGTAGATATGATGCTGCTGGCTTATCGCTACCTCGAAGATTTTGGCGAAACGAGGATGAGAATGCAAAGGGCAATGCTGATGCGGGGGTTTGAGAGCGATCGCTTTAGCTTTCGTAATCTGAGCATTTGGTCTGGCTTAGCGGGTAGCTTACTCATCCGCAGTTATGACCGCTCTGAGCGAGTTTATCAGGCAATGCGGTTACGGGGCTACGGTCACAACAAAAATAGCATTGATCGTAATCCTAAAGAGTTCGCTGCCGATATTAGTGAAGCCAATAAAACCAGCCGAATTGCCTTCTGGCTGACCCTGTTTGTTGCCACCGGTTTGGTAGCAGCAGAAATTTTCTTTTAG
- the cbiM gene encoding cobalt transporter CbiM, with protein sequence MHIPDGFISPSVAIAGYALTGGVTWYCLHKINKEKHPQAKIPKAALLTVAFFVVNLINIPIPPSSLHFVLNGLMGVVLGYYAFPAILIALFFQAVMFQHGGISTLGVNAIIMGFPALLAYYIFRLRNRVKMDDQRRTKIFAFIAGGGAVMLAAAIFSVVIITTIPADIDAQTERRAIFASLVAYTIPAIFEGIFTMMLASFLDRVKPELLESQ encoded by the coding sequence ATGCACATCCCCGACGGTTTTATCTCCCCAAGTGTTGCCATTGCAGGTTATGCCCTTACAGGTGGTGTGACTTGGTATTGCTTGCACAAAATTAATAAAGAGAAACATCCTCAAGCGAAGATTCCCAAAGCGGCACTTCTCACCGTAGCTTTTTTTGTCGTCAACTTAATTAATATCCCCATACCCCCTTCAAGTCTTCATTTTGTCCTCAATGGACTGATGGGAGTTGTGTTGGGATATTACGCATTTCCAGCTATTTTAATCGCGCTGTTTTTCCAAGCGGTAATGTTTCAGCACGGGGGCATATCTACATTAGGGGTGAATGCGATTATTATGGGCTTTCCCGCACTGCTTGCCTACTACATCTTCAGATTGCGAAATCGAGTCAAGATGGATGATCAAAGGCGGACGAAAATCTTTGCCTTTATTGCCGGTGGGGGGGCTGTGATGCTTGCGGCGGCGATATTTTCCGTTGTCATTATTACCACTATTCCTGCTGATATTGATGCTCAAACGGAACGGAGGGCAATTTTTGCCAGTCTTGTTGCCTATACAATTCCGGCGATATTTGAGGGTATTTTCACGATGATGTTGGCATCTTTTCTAGATCGAGTCAAGCCGGAGCTTTTGGAGAGCCAATGA
- a CDS encoding carboxypeptidase-like regulatory domain-containing protein, translating to MIVKFKFFLLLLFLPVISWSAKASAHGTEIQYQKVQAIQIDAAYAGGQPMGNAQVTVYAPNNPSTPWKTGTTDKQGQFTFVPDASQPGNWEVKVRQAGHGNIITIPVGEKTTALAAGTEKAAEGSDGLSWFDSEDSVGDTLLEKALLAAAGAWGFFGTALFFARRRRAA from the coding sequence ATGATCGTGAAGTTTAAATTTTTTCTTCTCCTATTGTTCCTTCCAGTTATCAGTTGGTCAGCCAAAGCATCTGCCCACGGTACGGAGATTCAATATCAGAAGGTTCAAGCCATTCAAATTGATGCTGCCTACGCGGGTGGTCAACCGATGGGTAATGCTCAGGTAACAGTGTACGCCCCCAATAACCCGTCTACTCCCTGGAAAACGGGAACCACTGACAAACAAGGGCAATTTACCTTTGTACCCGATGCATCCCAACCCGGAAACTGGGAAGTTAAAGTACGCCAAGCCGGTCACGGTAACATCATTACTATTCCCGTAGGTGAAAAGACAACAGCCTTAGCGGCTGGTACAGAGAAAGCTGCGGAAGGTAGCGATGGACTAAGTTGGTTCGACAGTGAAGATAGCGTGGGAGACACGCTGCTGGAAAAAGCACTATTAGCGGCGGCTGGCGCTTGGGGATTTTTCGGTACAGCACTGTTCTTTGCCCGCCGGAGAAGGGCCGCATAA
- a CDS encoding DUF4382 domain-containing protein, whose protein sequence is MRKQLLIFWASLTFLAPGVLFGCSENETQTETQAETPAGQQTETQAAAGQGTLQLVANGEDFVRQGFVTKDGWRIDFNHVYVTLDDITAYQTEPPFDPEKSGELKSTQKVTLLEEPKTVDLAEGEGDAQPITVATQKAPAGTYNAMSWQLVKATQGPASGSTILLDGTAKKEGRTVDFVISFDKPLEYTCGQYVGDQRKGILTSTEQGELETTFHFDHIFGDADTPANDSLNQDAVGFEPMAALAQNGTLKTDMATLEQKLPKQDYQKLQKAIAGLGHVGEGHCRLEGAAAQANEPHSPSN, encoded by the coding sequence ATGAGGAAACAGCTACTAATTTTTTGGGCGAGCCTAACTTTTCTGGCTCCGGGCGTGCTGTTTGGCTGTTCCGAGAACGAAACACAGACTGAAACTCAGGCAGAAACTCCCGCAGGACAACAAACCGAGACTCAAGCTGCCGCAGGACAGGGGACACTCCAGCTTGTCGCCAATGGTGAAGACTTTGTGCGGCAGGGTTTCGTCACTAAAGATGGTTGGCGAATTGACTTTAACCATGTGTACGTCACTTTAGATGATATAACGGCTTATCAAACCGAACCCCCCTTTGACCCCGAAAAGTCGGGTGAGTTGAAGTCCACCCAAAAAGTGACTTTGTTAGAAGAACCGAAAACGGTAGATTTAGCCGAGGGGGAGGGAGATGCTCAGCCCATTACAGTGGCGACACAAAAAGCTCCGGCGGGAACCTACAATGCGATGTCCTGGCAACTGGTTAAGGCAACTCAGGGGCCAGCATCAGGTTCGACAATTCTCCTGGATGGCACTGCCAAAAAAGAGGGCCGCACAGTTGATTTTGTCATTAGCTTTGATAAACCCTTGGAATATACCTGCGGACAGTATGTAGGCGACCAACGCAAAGGTATCCTCACAAGTACAGAACAGGGAGAATTAGAGACAACCTTCCACTTTGACCATATCTTTGGGGATGCTGATACTCCAGCAAACGACTCCCTCAATCAAGATGCAGTCGGCTTTGAGCCAATGGCTGCCTTGGCGCAGAATGGAACTCTGAAAACCGATATGGCAACCTTGGAACAGAAACTCCCTAAACAAGATTATCAAAAGCTGCAAAAAGCGATCGCCGGTTTAGGCCACGTAGGTGAAGGACACTGCCGCCTTGAAGGGGCTGCCGCCCAGGCAAACGAACCCCATTCTCCTAGTAACTAA